Proteins from a genomic interval of Phlebotomus papatasi isolate M1 chromosome 3, Ppap_2.1, whole genome shotgun sequence:
- the LOC129805682 gene encoding uncharacterized protein C18orf19 homolog A: protein MSCRLFVRFCSRNLGQKLNSRMTICSPVYHELCPVVTGAFLTPHRSDLWSRSATRNISRSIPRQIMPSVYSQCAEKSQKNLSEEPQEPPKKEGLVARFKKMYKEYWYVLVPVHIVTSAGWLGGFYYLSKSGVDIATILESWRFNETIISHLRDSHLGHLAIAYFLYKIFTPLRYMVTLGGTTVSIKYLSKWGYIKPVPSKNQLMKMYQDKKAAKIQAKEDKLKSQE from the exons atGTCTTGCCGACTGTTTGTGCGTTTTTGTTCCCGGAATCTGGGGCAAAAACTCAATTCCCGGATGACTATATGTTCTCCAGTTTATCATGAATTGTGTCCAGTGGTCACTGGAGCCTTTCTCACGCCACATCGTAGTGATTTATGGAGTAGAAGTGCTACTAGAAACATCTCCCGGAGCATCCCTCGACAGATTATGCCTTCAGTGTACTCACAATGTGCcgaaaaatcacagaaaaacCTCTCGGAAGAGCCCCAGGAGCCCCCTAAGAAGGAGGGTCTGGTGGCTAGGTTCAAAAAGATGTACAAGGAGTACTGGTACGTTCTGGTTCCTGTTCACATTGTCACATCTGCCGGATGGTTGGGTGGCTTCTACTATCTATCCAAGAG CGGTGTTGATATTGCAACAATACTCGAATCGTGGCGCTTCAATGAGACCATCATCAGTCACTTGAGGGATTCGCATCTGGGACATCTGGCCATTGCCTACTTCCTCTACAAGATCTTCACTCCCCTGCGCTACATGGTGACGCTGGGCGGGACGACTGTGAGTATTAAATATTTGTCTAAATGGGGCTATATCAAACCCGTACCCAGCAAGAACCAGCTTATGAAAATGTATCAGGACAAGAAGGCAGCCAAGATTCAGGCCAAGGAGGACAAGCTCAAGTCACAGGAGTGA
- the LOC129805679 gene encoding mitochondrial uncoupling protein 4 produces MQQTTRTEMRPVKYHYADSFLCTYVVSVIAANMAELVTYPLDLTKTRLQIQGEAAVSEGSRIVTRTQYRGMLATALGIVREEGALKLWQGVTPALYRHVVYSGVRIVTYDTLRKSMMAANHETNASLPLHKSALCGVTAGALAQWMASPADLVKVQCQMEGKRRLLGLEPRVHSAAHAFREIVKRGGVRGLWKGSVPNVQRAALVNLGDLTTYDTVKRAIMRRTGLPDCHLVHVASSVCAGLVAATMGTPADVVKTRIMNQPVDSTGRGLLYKGSVDCLMQTVSKEGFFALYKGFLPVWIRMAPWSLTFWLSFEQIRSMLGIGGY; encoded by the exons ATGCAGCAGACAACGCGAACGGAAATGCGTCCGGTGAAGTATCACTATGCGGACTCTTTCCTCTGCACCTACGTCGTCTCCGTGATAGCGGCCAACATGGCGGAATTGG TGACGTATCCTCTGGATCTGACTAAGACGCGACTGCAGATCCAGGGTGAAGCGGCTGTGAGTGAAGGCAGTCGTATAGTCACCCGGACACAGTACAGGGGCATGCTGGCCACTGCCCTGGGAATTGTGCGTGAGGAAGGGGCTCTGAAGCTGTGGCAGGGCGTCACTCCGGCTCTCTATCGGCACGTTGTCTACAGTGGCGTGAGGATCGTGACGTATGACACACTGAGGAAGAGCATGATGGCAGCCAATCATGAGACTAATGCCAGCCTGCCACTGCACAAGTCTGCCCTGTGCGGAGTCACTGCTGGGGCTCTGGCTCAGTGGATGGCGTCTCCGGCTGATCTCGTGAAGGTTCAGTGCCAGATGGAGGGCAAACGTAGGCTACTAGGCCTAGAGCCCCGGGTTCACAGCGCTGCCCATGCTTTCAGGGAAATTGTGAAGCGAGGAGGAGTTCGGGGCCTGTGGAAGGGCAGTGTTCCCAATGTTCAAAGGGCAGCTTTGGTAAATCTGGGTGATCTTACTACTTATGATACCGTTAAGAGGGCCATAATGCGACGAACAG GCCTTCCTGATTGCCATCTAGTCCACGTGGCTTCGTCAGTTTGTGCTGGTCTTGTGGCAGCTACAATGGGCACCCCGGCAGATGTGGTTAAGACGAGAATCATGAATCAGCCGGTGGACAGCACCGGTAGGGGATTGCTGTACAAGGGCAGTGTCGATTGTCTCATGCAGACTGTGTCCAAGGAAGGATTCTTTGCTCTCTACAAGGGTTTCCTGCCCGTGTGGATTCGCATGGCTCCTTGGTCTCTTACTTTTTGGCTCTCCTTCGAGCAGATTCGGTCAATGCTCGGAATTGGTGGCTACTGA
- the LOC129805680 gene encoding MAPK regulated corepressor interacting protein 2 isoform X2: MDRNMRPRDHRDSGRLPEPIRETHHDELIKYIQEAWTKVSEQGSPVLYKSVPESRLANFTPFDLESWWGRRMVQNVQKTCPHQ; this comes from the exons ATGGATCGCAACATGAG GCCACGAGACCACAGAGATTCAGGGAGGCTTCCGGAGCCCATCCGGGAGACTCACCATGATGAACTTATCAAATACATTCAAGAGGCTTGGACAAAG GTCAGTGAACAGGGATCTCCAGTTCTCTACAAAAGTGTACCTGAATCTCGACTTGCAAATTTCACACCATTCGATTTGGAGAGTTGGTGGGGTAGGAGGATGGTGCAGAATGTCCAAAAGACGTGTCCCCATCAATAG
- the LOC129805680 gene encoding MAPK regulated corepressor interacting protein 2 isoform X1: protein MDRNMRQVAFVRHARGGSNVYNNFRPRDHRDSGRLPEPIRETHHDELIKYIQEAWTKVSEQGSPVLYKSVPESRLANFTPFDLESWWGRRMVQNVQKTCPHQ from the exons ATGGATCGCAACATGAGGCAAGTGGCATTCGTTAGGCACGCGCGCGGAGGCTCTAATGTCTACAACAATTTTAGGCCACGAGACCACAGAGATTCAGGGAGGCTTCCGGAGCCCATCCGGGAGACTCACCATGATGAACTTATCAAATACATTCAAGAGGCTTGGACAAAG GTCAGTGAACAGGGATCTCCAGTTCTCTACAAAAGTGTACCTGAATCTCGACTTGCAAATTTCACACCATTCGATTTGGAGAGTTGGTGGGGTAGGAGGATGGTGCAGAATGTCCAAAAGACGTGTCCCCATCAATAG